One Glycine soja cultivar W05 chromosome 2, ASM419377v2, whole genome shotgun sequence genomic region harbors:
- the LOC114377640 gene encoding COP1-interacting protein 7-like isoform X2 — translation MAFARAVAAGFDIDYMMPALMSFAECFEASRLMDACRNFISLWKRKHESGQWLEIETAEVTPNHADFSAINASGIIFSNMVTTSHTKLDLESNGKTNSDVFPTDRQPTAGYKDDVQGHFPNNGFSSWSVHSSPGALSMFQPYPVQGIPYYQTYPANSPFMQPVCSTPMGHRRHSMDNGQLIESETRDEMDMKRERSLTGERWKKAGRSGRQKSGMVVIRNINYITKTERSSGSGSCSDYSSESDGDKDAHESVKTSKRRGTSDKSFKMLNSSDKEVTDSGKDADGGQWLAFQNCLLRGVDEDRHAIDQVQFDQVRRKKHVAVDDPIDFTERNMHEARGGGAIDMLSISNGLTRMPRSSNDVLLSRSGQSVNGNLHSSSDVASVNGQGYSSNKLERKLFHDTNDDSYIVRVKDSGNFERNAIDMDSEFPKVYRKEENTSNYQPDELSLMPERGAEKGSMGYDPALDYELQAQSGSGALQDKKNKGSLLAHTKLRSKMLDKDLKSKPTPNNSDVKKTVGPIRRGKTNKPSPLDEARARAERLRNNKADPQKLKKEKEEEEIKRLDALKMERQKRIAARSNSIATKSSTPPQQTKKQIPRKFSPSSYIGSKFSDSEPGSSSPFPRFPIRIASAGSSESSKAPKTSRLSTGSQLATNKLSRSAPSLPESKLEKGDGTTDTKASMTRLRRLSEPKMSTIRHTSSVSVKPRGARTTSVTKAANETEIRKISAIVNHDKSKTATLPELKIKTPKANNIVQNKSSIKERTQKLNVNKSSMNSEGAMLKRNEFGISSIDDEDDNPIIEKNVVMLEREKPCGPNISNDKSKEKTGMPKRQYDNDKVMEKPETVSSYVAVRAPVSVDMETLENKSHVLPLLSKVKTNDTDKGHSKSSSIHITDEAYHAPHARVSSLEDCCTRNSEHGKVPTTSLDSASLGMETFRSRVSDSRNSTLEKIPEVIEKPQVKESSKGLRRLLKFGRKNHNSPTAGRDMESDNTSIDGSEANEIGTNGSSNEVHTLKNLISRDDTPTASATPPKSSRSFSLLSPFRKATKEKR, via the exons ATGTGTTTCCAACGGACAGACAACCAACTGCAGGTTACAAAGATGATGTTCAAGGTCATTTTCCAAATAATGGGTTTTCCTCCTGGTCTGTTCATTCTTCCCCAGGTGCTTTATCAATGTTTCAGCCATATCCAGTTCAAGGGATACCCTACTATCAGACTTATCCAGCAAACAGCCCATTTATGCAGCCAGTTTGTTCAACACCAATGGGACATAGAAGGCATTCCATGGATAATGGACAGCTTATAGAATCCGAAACTCGGGATGAAATGGATATGAAGAGGGAGCGTTCACTGACTGGAGAACGATGGAAGAAGGCTGGCCGATCAGGCAGACAGAAATCTGGAATGGTGGTCATTAGGAACATCAATTACATAACAAAGACAGAACGATCTTCGGGCAGTGGATCATGTTCAGATTATTCCTCTGAAAGTGATGGAGATAAAGATGCTCATGAGTCAGTTAAGACCTCAAAAAGAAGAGGGACCAGTGAcaaatcttttaaaatgttGAATTCATCTGATAAGGAAGTAACAGACTCTGGGAAAGATGCTGATGGAGGACAGTGGCTAGCATTCCAAAATTGTTTACTGAGAGGAGTAGATGAAGATAGACATGCCATTGACCAAGTTCAGTTTGATcaagtgagaagaaaaaaacatgttgCAGTTGATGATCCTATAGATTTTACGGAGCGGAATATGCATGAAGCTCGAGGAGGTGGAGCCATAGATATGCTTAGCATTAGCAATGGATTGACCCGCATGCCTAGGTCATCCAATGATGTCTTGTTATCTAGGTCAGGACAGTCTGTTAATGGTAATTTACATTCTTCCTCAGATGTGGCATCTGTCAATGGACAAGGTTATTCAAGCAATAAATTGGAAAGGAAGTTGTTTCACGATACGAATGATGACTCCTATATAGTCAGAGTCAAAGATTCaggaaattttgagagaaatgcTATTGACATGGACTCCGAGTTCCCAAAGGTGTACAGGAAGGAAGAAAATACTTCCAATTATCAGCCAGATGAATTGAGTTTGATGCCTGAACGAGGAGCAGAAAAGGGGTCAATGGGTTATGACCCTGCCTTAGACTATGAATTGCAGGCTCAGTCTGGAAGCGGTGCTttgcaagataaaaaaaacaaaggttcATTATTAGCTCACACGAAACTGAGATCTAAGATGTTGGATAAAGATCTGAAATCAAAACCTACTCCAAATAATTCTGATGTAAAAAAGACTGTTGGGCCAATAAGGAGAGGAAAGACTAATAAACCAAGTCCATTGGATGAAGCAAGAGCACGCGCTGAAAGACTACGGAACAACAAAGCTGATCCCCAAAAGCTGAAGAAAGAGAAG GAAGAGGAAGAGATAAAACGCCTCGACGCTTTAAAAATGGAGAGGCAAAAGAGAATTGCTGCCAGGAGTAATTCAATTGCCACCAAGTCATCCACGCCACCACAGCAAACCAAGAAACAGATTCCAAGGAAATTTTCACCTAGCTCTTATATAGGATCCAAGTTTAGTGATTCAGAGCCGGGTTCATCCTCACCCTTCCCAAGATTTCCCATCAGAATTGCTTCTGCTGGATCCAGCGAGTCTTCAAAAGCCCCAAAAACCAGCAGATTGAGTACTGGAAGCCAGTTAGCTACAAACAAATTAAGCCGATCAGCGCCTTCTCTGCCCGAATCTAAGCTAGAGAAGGGTGATGGTACAACTGATACTAAGGCATCGATGACAAGACTTAGAAGATTGTCAGAACCTAAAATGAGTACCATTCGTCATACTTCCTCTGTCTCTGTTAAACCACGAGGTGCTAGGACAACTTCAGTGACTAAAGCAGCTAATGAGACTGAGATCAGAAAGATTTCTGCTATTGTGAATCATGATAAAAGCAAGACTGCAACCCTTCccgaactaaaaattaaaacacctAAAGCTAATAACATCGTCCAAAATAAATCATCAATTAAAGAGAGGACACAGAAGCTGAATGTTAACAAATCTTCTATGAATTCAGAAGGTGCCATgctgaagagaaatgaatttgGAATTTCAtccattgatgatgaagatgataaTCCTATAATTGAAAAGAATGTTGTAATGCTTGAGCGTGAAAAACCTTGTGGCCCCAATATTAGCAATGACaagtcaaaagaaaaaacaggGATGCCAAAGAGACAGTATGACAATGATAAAGTGATGGAGAAACCTGAGACAGTGTCAAGTTATGTTGCTGTTCGTGCCCCAGTTTCAGTAGATATGGAAACCTTGGAGAACAAATCACATGTGCTACCCTTATTGTCCAAG GTTAAAACAAATGATACAGATAAAGGGCATTCAAAATCATCTAGCATTCATATTACTGATGAAGCATATCATGCCCCACATGCTCGAGTTTCTTCTTTGGAAGATTGTTGCACACGAAACTCTGAGCATGGTAAAGTACCTACCACAAGCTTGGACAGTGCATCACTTGGTATGGAGACTTTTAGATCACGTGTGTCTGATTCCAGAAACTCAACACTTGAGAAGATTCCTGAAGTGATTGAGAAGCCTCAGGTAAAGGAATCATCGAAAGGGTTGAGACGGCTGTTAAAATTTGGAAGAAAGAATCACAACTCGCCTACTGCTGGACGTGACATGGAATCGGATAATACCAGTATTGATGGTTCCGAAGCAAATGAGATTGGAACTAATGGTTCCTCGAATGAAG TTCATACTCTGAAGAATTTGATCTCTCGAGATGATACTCCCACAGCCAGTGCAACTCCTCCAAAGT CTTCTCGCTCTTTCTCCTTGTTATCGCCATTCCGAAAAGcaacaaaggaaaaaagataA